Within the Dunckerocampus dactyliophorus isolate RoL2022-P2 chromosome 10, RoL_Ddac_1.1, whole genome shotgun sequence genome, the region CACGTGTTGACTCGCACCTGCCAGGCGATCCAAGAGCAGGTCTCGGCGGAGGTCCCATTCAAGGAACAGGAGGAGGTCCAAGAGCCCACGCAGGAGGAGGTCCCACTCTCCGGACAGCAGATCCAGGTTGGCACGgggagcgcgcacacacacacacacacacacacgcacttgtGTGATGTCGGAGATGCGGTGATGGATGTTGTTTACGTCGGGACAGAAAGAAGGAGGACAAGTCCAAGAAAAGGTCAAGGACCCCACCCAAGAGCTACAGCACTGCAAGGAGGTCCCGCAGCATCAACcggtaaatactgtacatccacGTGAACGCTGCGtgttggtcgatcaatgaacgACCCATAAAAGTATTGATTTTAATGTCGGGTTTCAGCCGGCAGAGGCGGAGTACATCCCGGTCTCCTAAAAGACGTCTGAGCAGGTCTCCATCACCCAGACGGTGAGCCGTCACCCCCTCTCCTCCCCTTTTGGTGCAAGTATGACACCTTATTcaaatatgcgtgtgtgtgtgtgcgcgcaggcACAAGAAGGAGAAAAAGAAGGACAAGGATCGCGGCAAGGAGCGCGATCGAGACAGGAAGCAAAGCCGAGACGAGGGAGAACGCTCGGCCGGTGGCAAGAAGGCGAGCAAAGCCAAAGAGCGAGACGGCGACGGCGAGAAAGGCGACGTGAAGGTCGGTTTCGCCGACACGGGGCCCTGAACGCGCCGTGCTGAGCGTGCCTTCAAATGCGTGCGCTTTCAGGTGACGCGGGATTACGACGAAGAGGAGCAAGGCTACGCCAGCGGAAAAGACGACGACGAGTGCGGGGGGAGCGACTCGGACTCGGCCTCGTCGCCCAAAGGCCTGGAGGAGACGGAGACACCAGAGGACCACTCCCCCAAAAAGTCAAAAGCCAATGGAGACGATCGCTATCAGGAAGACATGGAAATGAGCGACTAGAATCCTCATTTTCAACCTTTATGCAGTTTTATTTGACATGCGACTagaatattgtattatataacTCACTGCATCAATGTCATGAAATGTTCATTATAACAATTGTCTGACGTGATATCTGTACCCTTCTTGCATTATAAACCACATAACATTTACCATCCTGCATTCTGTTTACtttatatatagagagagagagagagagacacacagtAGTAcgtcgcataacgtaaacctccttttacgtaaattccactgaacgtgaagaatttatgtaaattattcacatcgtattacgtaaggaattccatataacataaagcgtcaagccCGTGCAAGcaacagagagactaacagtacacttggtgacgccctctggcttcacgctctcattagctgattatcggggcaccgcctacgctctcatgtcattggctgattatcggggcactgcctacactcttatctcattggctgacttatccagctcGTCCAagtttgtatgtgagctcccttcctcatctagTCACCCTtacttaaactagtttgcacgcattgaaatctcttcttaatttcattacttttctttgtgttaaaatgagcggagtcatgggccctaaaccaagtggaagggataagaaaaaaagggaaaaattatcgaaacaaagcaggaaatgatccagaagcatgatggtggaatgaaatgaagtgatgttgctagactatacggccgttcctcatcgaccattataccttatttaccttattttatattggaatgttactctactatgtttatgctgttttcttatattttcccaccatatttggtggactttgaatattttgaaggcccaaaggtgtgagtttgggaagatcttggaacggattaggctatttacatgtattttacgcttcgtataacaaaatccctataacaaaggttcttggaacggattatttacgttgtaggggcgtctactgtatatatatatatatacacatatggcTTCTATTgctagtgtgtgtgtcttgttgAGTCATTATTCCATAAAACGtcacagtcatcccttgcaatatcgcgtttttttcagaaattaatgatAGCTGTTtaggtagactatggtctatgattagtcaaaacatggtcactaggtgccagtaatgactcaaaacattgatgagacattagcttacattaccttaacaccgcATGCAGTCAGCCACTGCACGGCCAACATGATAGAGCGGAAAACAGTGCcaattccatgtggaagtgctACCttttcgaggctaactggttagctcgcgaGCTTGCTAACTCgctagtaatgacacaaaacatggaTGAGCCATTACCTTACCTTAATagtgcatgaagtcagccatggcatgtccgacattgtagagttaaaaaaacattacacacaTTGTTATCCTccaattccgtgtggaagtgctaaattttcgaggctaactggttagctcgctagcttgctaactcgctagtaatgacacaaaacatggatgagacattaccttaccttaatagtgcatgaagtcagccatggcatgtccgacatgatagagtcaAAAAACAGTACACACATTGTTATCCTacaattctgtgtggaagtgaggtttttggcttcttaaattgAGAAGAAATTAATTCGAGACTAATTGGTTAatggttttgttttatttaaacctcaattgtgttattttataaataaaaagcaaaaacaaagacccatctcaataatcaaatgaagtcaaattaggtcaaatctcttcgtgcaaatttctcacgaacgaaTCGACTCTAAGAGCATCacagttcatttcaaagagccggctcttacagccatttcgttcgcgaccgacacactGGCACTACTAGCAAGCTGGCACTACTAGCTTGCTAACTCGCTAGCCAGCGGTGGTCTGGAGTTGCTGTGGCGAAACAGTTacgtaatgtgatgtaaacaatgaatactgggactgtaaaggtgactataggcgcgttatttcatgtctacagtcctctaataatgtttacaatcctatttagaaagtcataaacaggttttcaatgcccTAATTATGAAACTATGGaacctggaaccaattaaccgccttAAACAAGGAACGTACAATACAATGTCTAGTAATTAATTGGctacagacccgaccgtgacaagtgaatttacACAAcatgggattccttatttatgaatggaatattttctagtagttcaagcatagaaaacctgtttatgaccttctaaatacagtttttaaaattactaGAAGCCtttggacatgaaataataccccaaAAGTCACCCTGACAGTCCTGGTCAGACTTATTCCACCAAaggccacactgaaaaatgaaaggatggaagggtcactttgatattttctaaatgctaataagttatatacacactatttcaagtaaaaacagcatgtcagctttgtgatatactgtaggtgaaaaagtgtattatgaatatgaactttgtttttctttcccatttttttccccaaatattcttCTTAAAATaatctttcttcttaaacatcttctttttgtaattatgactttatttccatcattCTAAGGTTTTCCCCCTTAACATAGACTTTATCTCTTTAAAATCACAGCTATTTTTCCAGTTGTGctaatattatttttctaatGCTTTCTAGAATTGTATTGTTTGAATGTGCTGTGCACTACAGAGGGTCGCCGGGCCGTACGTTAGCACTGGGAGTCATATTAGCGCCAAGTAGTTCTcttattaatgtaacattactgacacctagtgaccagtgtagaatactacacatcataacgtctttgaatgagtcttctgaatgccttatatttgtattttacttcgtttagccatttttgtgcttaagaatgcttcatttaggcaaaacaatacatgcaatttgcttaaatgcgCATATTTTTGCctgataggccatagtcaaccatgaaacagcaggaTTTATGAAATATATGAAGTCACAAAATTGGACGAGCAAAGTGACGAGGGATTACggtattgaaataaaaaaaaacaagcacaccAGAGAAATACCAGAAGAGatatatttttcttgaaaaacacAGGTCTATGTACAAAAATAGCAACTTCCACCATGTTTACAATCCACTATGTTGTTGGATCAAGTCATGTGACagcatgaacaaaacaaaacacatctgAGTACACACCACAGGGAGAAAGaacgcattcagaagacatgttGTGAGAAAACGTGTGCCAAACaaagtgattcattcattccttaCGACAGgcgtgtccaagctttttccacccAGGCGGGTTGGGGaactttttatatatttttttttcaattttgtaaaaaggcttaaaaaaaacttaGAAGTATCAACAATTGagccttttctctttacattgcaCCATTGCAGCTTATTTTCAGCTTAATTTTGAAGTGtaccaaataaaaaacaagccactTACAGTAGGATTTGTTCCGCATTTGTCGCGGAACCTTTCGACATTTTAGGTGGCGCATTTGGGAACCCCTGAAAAACCGCAGTGTTTATGGCATTTTAGGTGGATCATTGAGAACCCAAAGTGAAAAAAGCTGCAGGGGCTGTTAAAAGTTGCAAAACATGAAGTAAATTCCAACAAAAAGTGGTAcagtgactttaaaaaaacagaaaaaaagtgtgttgaGTGCATGTTCGGAGATGTGTGCATGTTAAATACATCACGTCACATGATGTTACCAGGCCAGAGAAGCACACGCGTGTCTCTGAAGTAAAATCAGTGTTTTGTCTTTCCAAACACGACTAAAACACGTGATCCCACCAAGCAGTGGAGTCAGTCTCGTACTTTTCGGCACCCAAATGCAGAGGCACATGGTACCgaaagacaaaaatgtgctttttcttCAACAAAGCTTTCATTTACTGATTGTGTCGCCTGCATCGCTTGCTGGAAACGCGGCTTTTGCATGTACGGGTACGTACTCGGCAGcatccagcagggggcgccagCGAGCCGTCACTCAAGTTGCCTCAATTCTGTCTGTCGGAGGTAACGGCTGTCCAGGAACGGCTGCTGTTTTTGGCGTGGGGGAGGGTGGGTTAAAGGTCGGGAAAGCGGCTCGGGTCCTCCTTGTAGTCGTTGGGGACGCTAAACATGGATTCCTCAAACTCGTCGTAGCGAAACTCCTGGAAAGTCACGGTGGCTGTGATGGTTGGGAAGACGGGGATGTCTGCAAGACGAAGGACAGATAGGACAAGAATGTTGGAACGGCATCAAAACGCTTTGGGCTGAAATCTTTTGTTTGCAATGTGAAACCTCCCGATGTCCAGTCTGGATGGATACTTTCTTTCCACGCccctttggtgtgtgtgtgtgtgtgtgtgtgtgtgtgtgtgtgtgtgtgtgtgtgtgtgcgtgtgtgtgtagctttaatgctaatgtgcTGTGTGAGTCTCTGACAGAGCGTGTCTCTCCTGTgaactttatccacttttgacACATTCACTGCAACTCTTGACCAACGTGAGAGATGCCACGAGTAACACACAACAACGTAACAGCAACACTCATAGCTACGcgatgctaaagtgctagcatgacattttaacatcatgctTGGTTAGCATACTCGCCAAAGAAAACCCAAACGATAAAGCTCCCATGTCGGAAGCGGACTTAGTTGGTAGAGCCTTGGGTgttttttaagatgtgtagcgaagccttttgtttgtttgtttttgtttctgaaaAAGAGCTGTCTATAAGATGGTCCacgaaggaggtttttccttcatccCGAACTTAAAAAGCGCAAAGTAAACAAGTGAGAGCGATGATAGATTAAGATCATTATTAGTGTTTAGGGACACATATGTACCATTTTATAACGCCACTAAAAAGCCCATTTTGCATACCAGGGCACCTTCACCAATGCCCCGCACCACTGAAGTCATCCTTTTGGAAATGTGTGCTTGTTTTCTTACCGAGTTTGACAGGAAAACCGGGGGGGAGTTTCATCTGGACAAACTCCCTGAGTTTATTAAAGTGCTTGAAGGGTGCGATCACCTCCAGAACATTCAACAGCCTGATGGAGAAGAAAAGACAAAGGTAGAGCTATACAGTATAGAACCACCAGTCATCTTCAATCAGAGTAACACGTCAGTGGTGTCAACGACTCCCCAAGCTTGAGGCTTCCGATGGCAAAGGAAAGTAACATTCTTTTTTTACGTACGAGTCGATGCTGAGAGGGAAGTCCTGGCTCATGGCGACGGTGGCCTTGAAGTTTTTCTTGCTCTCTTTGCACACCAGCTCTCTCCCCAGTTGAGGAGCTCTGCGGGACGACACACACGCCGGGAACACGTGAGAATGATTACCCTTGTCGAAAGGTCATGCTCCAACTCATCCAGCACGTGCCGCATCCTTTATTCCTGTACTCCTGGGTGTCTTATTCCGTAAACACCTGTCAAATtccatcctgttttttttacacgttCAGCACGTACGACTGATCCCATTCTGGTGTCGTGTTGTATTTCCTTCATTAGCCGTGCAGTGATTGTCTATTTGTTGACTGATACGTACTTTCCGTAGTCAGCGGTGATGTATTCTTCCCAGGATGCGACGTTGGGTGAAGGCGGAGTCAGAGATTGTCTCCTCACGGGCTGAGAGACAACAAAAACACTTAAGATTCACGTTAGTTGTCAACTGCTGCAAGGTCTCACAACAGTGATTTGCACTCCGTGGTGGATGTACTTTACAGCATTTATTCTTATCATCAGCAActacaggaggtcctcggtctACGTACAAGTTCTGTTCCTACGACGGGAACTAAGTGATACCGAAATGAACTCCTACGTCACTCACAatgtacacacaacacatgaagAACATAGAAAGTACAGTCATTCCAGAACTACTACAGTAACCACTAAACATTTACTAGCAAACGCCAGAACGTGAAACATCGGAACACGGACGGTCATGATCACCGATCACCTTAACACAAAAAGCCGCAACACCAAACGACGTCACACGAACCACTGGAACACAAAACGTCGTAACGCAAAACATCGTAACACGAAACGCCGTAACCACGAAACACCTCGACGTGAATTGTTAACATGAAATGTCGTAACGCTAAAATGCCGTAACCGCGGAACGTCTTTACGTGAAACGTCTCAACATCAAAAGTCGCAACACAAAATGTCGTAATGTGAAACGTCGTAG harbors:
- the LOC129189006 gene encoding ankyrin repeat domain-containing protein 13C isoform X3, producing the protein MKCQRGDLSFIFNGNAVPSESFVVLDNEQKVYQRIHHEESEMETEEEVDILMSSDVYSATLSTKSITFSRAQTGWLFREDKTERVGNFVADFYSVNGLVLESRKRREHLSEEDILRNKAIMESLSKGGNLTDQNFEPVRRQSLTPPSPNVASWEEYITADYGKAPQLGRELVCKESKKNFKATVAMSQDFPLSIDSLLNVLEVIAPFKHFNKLREFVQMKLPPGFPVKLDIPVFPTITATVTFQEFRYDEFEESMFSVPNDYKEDPSRFPDL